A genomic segment from Janibacter sp. DB-40 encodes:
- a CDS encoding lysoplasmalogenase translates to MPFALLALVVVTVVHLGAQVAAPDGVLADLTQIVLMPALLWVLLAGTPNPKSLLVRLVGLALVLSWLGDTLPRFTEDGSDLGFGLMLGAFFLAQLAYVAAFLPFASRSIIRRRPALLAPYVIVLGVVVAVSAQGAGALFPAVLLYGLVIVGMAVLATGIDAVATIGAVLFLVSDGLIALSAFAALELPLHGVWVMLTYVLGQTLITLAVSHRDRSLAARRA, encoded by the coding sequence ATGCCGTTCGCCCTCCTCGCCCTCGTGGTCGTCACCGTCGTCCACCTCGGCGCACAGGTGGCCGCGCCCGACGGCGTGCTGGCCGACCTCACCCAGATCGTGCTCATGCCGGCCCTGCTGTGGGTGCTGCTCGCGGGCACGCCCAACCCGAAGTCGCTCCTCGTGCGCCTCGTCGGTCTGGCGCTCGTCCTGTCCTGGCTGGGGGACACGCTGCCCCGCTTCACCGAGGACGGGAGCGACCTCGGCTTCGGCCTGATGCTCGGCGCGTTCTTCCTGGCACAGCTGGCCTACGTGGCCGCCTTCCTCCCCTTCGCCTCCCGGTCGATCATCCGGCGCAGGCCCGCCCTGCTGGCCCCCTACGTCATCGTGCTCGGGGTGGTCGTCGCGGTGAGCGCGCAGGGCGCCGGCGCGCTCTTCCCCGCCGTGCTGCTCTACGGGCTGGTCATCGTCGGGATGGCGGTGCTGGCCACCGGCATCGACGCCGTCGCGACGATCGGCGCGGTGCTCTTCCTCGTCTCCGACGGCCTCATCGCCCTCAGCGCCTTCGCCGCCCTCGAGCTGCCGCTGCACGGCGTCTGGGTGATGCTCACGTACGTGCTCGGGCAGACCCTGATCACCCTCGCGGTCTCCCACCGGGACCGGTCACTGGCGGCGCGGCGGGCCTGA
- a CDS encoding LacI family DNA-binding transcriptional regulator, producing MRSHRIADVAEQAGLSPATVDRVLNDRPGASPRAVRAVEQAIAELDRQAGALRLGARSLVLDVVMQAPNRFSGEVRDALESQLTGLRPAAVRARFHLRESGTVEDVVGTLEGIGRRGSTSHGVLLKVPDDHRVAAAIDDLAARGIPAVTLVTDVHGSRRIAYAGPDHESAGRTAAHLLHRWSGRESGTVLATLSRASFVGERTRAEAFVEQLGEDAPGLAVRRVSDADGLDAATADVVTAELGSGDDLVGVYSVGGANRAILAALRAKGVAPSVFVGHDLDADNLELLRTGEIDLVLHHDLREDARSAIRAVLQHHRLAPGAPTSLASGVQVVTRHNIPARMAPRDG from the coding sequence GTGCGCAGCCACCGGATCGCCGACGTCGCCGAGCAGGCGGGCCTGTCCCCGGCGACCGTCGACCGCGTGCTCAACGACCGGCCCGGCGCCAGCCCCCGCGCGGTCCGGGCCGTCGAGCAGGCGATCGCCGAGCTCGATCGCCAGGCGGGCGCCCTGCGCCTCGGCGCCCGCTCCCTCGTGCTGGACGTCGTGATGCAGGCGCCGAACCGCTTCTCCGGGGAGGTCCGCGACGCGCTCGAGTCGCAGCTGACCGGGCTGCGACCCGCGGCGGTGCGGGCCCGGTTCCACCTGCGGGAGTCGGGGACGGTCGAGGACGTCGTCGGCACGCTCGAGGGCATCGGGAGGCGGGGGAGCACCAGCCACGGGGTGCTGCTGAAGGTCCCCGACGACCACCGGGTGGCCGCGGCCATCGACGACCTCGCCGCGCGCGGCATCCCGGCGGTCACCCTCGTCACCGATGTGCACGGCTCGCGCCGGATCGCCTACGCCGGCCCGGACCACGAGTCGGCCGGGCGGACCGCCGCCCACCTCCTCCACCGCTGGAGCGGCCGGGAGAGCGGCACCGTGCTGGCCACGCTGAGCCGCGCGTCGTTCGTCGGCGAGCGCACCCGGGCGGAGGCCTTCGTCGAGCAGCTCGGCGAGGACGCGCCCGGCCTCGCCGTGCGTCGGGTCAGCGACGCGGACGGACTCGATGCCGCCACGGCGGACGTGGTCACCGCGGAGCTCGGCTCCGGCGACGACCTCGTCGGGGTCTACTCCGTCGGTGGCGCCAACCGGGCGATCCTCGCTGCGCTGCGGGCGAAGGGGGTGGCCCCCTCGGTCTTCGTCGGCCACGACCTCGACGCGGACAACCTCGAGCTGCTCCGCACCGGGGAGATCGACCTCGTCCTGCACCACGACCTGCGCGAGGACGCCCGCTCGGCGATCCGCGCGGTGCTGCAGCACCACCGCCTCGCACCGGGCGCGCCCACGTCCCTCGCCTCGGGGGTGCAGGTGGTCACGCGGCACAACATCCCGGCCCGGATGGCGCCGCGGGACGGGTGA
- a CDS encoding DHA2 family efflux MFS transporter permease subunit — translation MPTTAPQAHPVTTPAQTALVLRVLTVATFVVILNETIMNNAIPRLMDDFAVPATSAQWLTTAFMLTMAVVIPMTGWIMQRLAVRRTFALAMGLFSIGTTAAAFAPAFEVLVAARVVQATGTAVMIPLLMTTLMNLVPVADRGRTMGNLSLVIAVAPAMGPAVSGLLLRIGSWRLIFLTVLPIALVALWVGLRHLPDVGEREHSRLDLPSVVLSAIGFGGLVYGLSSIGGGTPGEGGPAPEPVVDPLVAVALATLAVAAFAWRQRSLVRSGDPLMDLRTLRFRSFTGAFVTMCIGFAALISSLILLPIHLQDGLDMTTLEAGLLLIPGGLAMGLLGPTIGRLYDRLGARPLVVPGSIGLTLSLGLLALLVPSAGPWTLLVLHVLLSLSLALLFTPLFTAGLGALPKHLYAHGSALLGSSQQVFGAAGTATSIAVLALVAGSDPSAADLARGAQSAFALLTGLAAITVVTCLTVSTPAAEDEVDEPAPAEDVAAV, via the coding sequence ATGCCCACGACCGCGCCGCAGGCGCACCCCGTCACCACGCCTGCACAGACGGCCCTGGTGCTGCGCGTGCTCACGGTCGCCACCTTCGTCGTGATCCTCAACGAGACGATCATGAACAACGCGATCCCGCGCCTGATGGACGATTTCGCGGTGCCTGCGACGTCCGCGCAGTGGCTGACGACCGCCTTCATGCTCACCATGGCCGTGGTCATCCCGATGACCGGCTGGATCATGCAGCGGCTGGCCGTCCGGCGCACCTTCGCCCTGGCGATGGGGTTGTTCTCCATCGGCACGACGGCCGCGGCGTTCGCTCCGGCGTTCGAGGTCCTCGTGGCCGCCCGGGTCGTGCAGGCGACCGGCACCGCGGTGATGATCCCGCTGCTGATGACCACACTGATGAACCTCGTGCCCGTCGCCGACCGCGGCCGCACGATGGGCAACCTCTCGCTCGTCATCGCGGTCGCCCCCGCCATGGGCCCGGCCGTCTCCGGGCTGCTGCTGCGCATCGGGTCGTGGCGACTGATCTTCCTCACCGTCCTGCCGATCGCCCTGGTCGCGCTGTGGGTCGGCCTGCGGCACCTCCCGGACGTCGGCGAGCGCGAGCACAGCCGCCTCGACCTGCCCAGCGTCGTGCTCTCCGCCATCGGCTTCGGTGGGCTGGTCTACGGCCTCTCCAGCATCGGCGGAGGGACCCCGGGCGAAGGGGGCCCCGCCCCCGAGCCGGTCGTCGACCCGCTCGTGGCGGTCGCCCTCGCGACGCTCGCCGTGGCCGCCTTCGCCTGGCGCCAGCGCTCACTCGTGCGCTCGGGCGACCCGCTGATGGACCTGCGCACGCTGCGCTTCCGCAGCTTCACCGGCGCCTTCGTCACGATGTGCATCGGCTTCGCCGCGCTGATCAGCTCACTCATCCTGCTGCCCATCCACCTGCAGGACGGGCTGGACATGACCACCCTCGAGGCGGGCCTGCTGCTCATCCCCGGCGGGCTGGCGATGGGCCTGCTGGGCCCGACGATCGGGCGCCTCTACGACCGGCTCGGCGCGCGCCCGCTCGTCGTCCCCGGCAGCATCGGCCTGACCCTCTCGCTGGGTCTGCTCGCGCTGCTCGTCCCGAGCGCCGGCCCGTGGACCCTCCTGGTCCTGCACGTGCTGCTGTCGCTCTCGCTGGCGCTGCTCTTCACGCCGCTCTTCACCGCCGGGCTCGGCGCCCTCCCGAAGCACCTCTACGCGCACGGGTCGGCGCTGCTCGGCTCCTCGCAGCAGGTCTTCGGCGCAGCCGGGACCGCGACGAGCATCGCCGTGCTGGCCCTGGTCGCCGGCTCGGACCCCTCGGCCGCCGACCTCGCGCGGGGGGCCCAGAGCGCCTTCGCGCTGCTCACCGGTCTCGCGGCGATCACCGTCGTCACCTGCCTCACCGTCTCGACCCCTGCGGCCGAGGACGAGGTCGACGAGCCGGCGCCGGCGGAGGACGTCGCCGCGGTCTGA
- a CDS encoding pyridoxal-phosphate dependent enzyme: MRTYSNPAARTWSSGATVTSVRDFHRTLPGYAPTPLVDLPRAARELGVARVVVKDESARLGLPAFKMLGASWACHQVIEGHPGAELVSATDGNHGRAIARMATHLGTSATVFIPGGMRERAAARIESEGATLVRVDGHYDDAVRAAAEHAAADASRELVQDTAWEGYEQVPTWTVQGYETLSEELDEQLGVQPDLVVVPSGVGSLAQAVIAHYRQAGAEGRTRILVVDPDTAARTVESLAAGESVTVGTGESVMAGLNCPTLSSLAWPVLREGCDAAVTVTDEEALQASDDLLAQGVSSGPSGAATYAGVRAALRDADLWRDLDLPDDATVVLLSTEGRQDDE; this comes from the coding sequence ATGCGCACCTACAGCAACCCCGCCGCGCGCACGTGGTCGTCGGGGGCGACGGTCACCAGCGTCCGCGACTTCCACCGCACGCTCCCGGGGTACGCGCCGACGCCCCTCGTCGACCTGCCCCGCGCCGCTCGGGAGCTCGGGGTCGCCCGGGTTGTCGTCAAGGACGAGTCGGCACGCCTGGGGCTGCCGGCCTTCAAGATGCTCGGGGCGTCGTGGGCCTGCCACCAGGTCATCGAGGGCCACCCCGGAGCCGAGCTGGTCAGCGCGACGGACGGCAACCACGGCCGGGCGATCGCGCGCATGGCGACCCACCTCGGGACGAGCGCCACCGTGTTCATCCCCGGTGGGATGCGCGAGCGCGCCGCGGCCCGGATCGAGTCCGAGGGGGCGACGCTCGTGCGCGTCGACGGCCACTACGACGACGCCGTGCGTGCCGCGGCGGAGCACGCCGCGGCCGACGCCTCCCGCGAGCTCGTCCAGGACACCGCGTGGGAGGGGTACGAGCAGGTCCCGACGTGGACCGTCCAGGGTTACGAGACCCTCTCCGAGGAGCTCGACGAGCAGCTCGGCGTCCAGCCGGACCTCGTCGTCGTCCCGTCCGGCGTCGGATCCCTCGCCCAGGCCGTCATCGCCCACTACCGGCAGGCCGGCGCCGAGGGGCGCACCCGGATCCTCGTCGTCGACCCGGACACCGCCGCCCGCACCGTCGAGAGCCTGGCCGCAGGGGAGTCGGTCACCGTCGGTACCGGCGAGAGCGTCATGGCGGGCCTCAACTGCCCCACGCTGTCCAGCCTCGCGTGGCCCGTCCTGCGCGAGGGCTGCGACGCCGCGGTCACCGTCACCGACGAGGAGGCGCTGCAGGCCTCCGACGACCTGCTGGCGCAGGGCGTCTCCTCCGGGCCGAGTGGTGCCGCCACCTACGCGGGGGTGCGTGCCGCCCTTCGCGATGCCGACTTGTGGCGCGACCTCGACCTGCCCGACGACGCGACGGTTGTCCTGCTGAGCACGGAGGGCCGCCAGGACGACGAGTGA
- a CDS encoding heavy-metal-associated domain-containing protein — MSATSTYTVTGMTCGHCVSSVTEEVQEIPGVEDVAVELESGAVTITSAEPVDESAVRSAVEEAGYQLA, encoded by the coding sequence ATGAGCGCTACCAGCACCTACACCGTGACCGGCATGACCTGCGGCCACTGCGTCTCCTCCGTCACCGAGGAGGTCCAGGAGATCCCGGGCGTCGAGGACGTCGCCGTCGAGCTCGAGTCGGGCGCCGTGACCATCACCAGCGCCGAGCCGGTCGACGAGTCGGCCGTGCGCTCCGCCGTCGAGGAGGCCGGCTACCAGCTGGCCTGA